The nucleotide window CGGCTCGCTCTCCACGTTGAAGCACAAGATGTCCTCGTCGAGCGCGTAGGCCTGCTCCTGCGCGGTCTTGCCGACGCCGGAGAACATGATGCGCTCGCCGGGCACGCCCGCCGCCCGCGCGCGCCGCAGCTCGCCTTCCGAGACCACGTCCATGCCCGCGCCGAGCCGCGCCAGCGTCGACAGCACGGCCTGGTTGGAATTCGCCTTCATCGCGTAGCAGACGAGCGTCGGGATGCCGGCGAAGGCGTCCTTGAACACCTTGTAGTGCCGCTCCAGCGTCGCGGTGGAATAGCAGTAGAACGGGGTCCCGACCTCGGCGGCGATCGTCTCCAGCGAGACGTCCTCGGCGAAGAGCCGGTCATCGACATAGTGGAAGTGGTGCAAGGCCGTATCCTGACCGTGGGTGCGGGCGGGGGAACCGCCCCTTCAGCCGGCGGAAACCCGCAACGGCTCAGATGATGCTGTCGAGAAGGAAGGGCCGGTCCGGTTTGGCCGGCGCCGGTGCGGCGGCCGGAGCCGGCTCGCCCGGTGCTGCAAGCGCGGGATCGACGTCACCCGGGCGGTCGAGCGCGCCCCGACGGCCGCAGCCGGCGAGCGTCAGCGCCAGCACGGCCACGATCAGCACGCCGCCATTCAGGACCCGAGACATGCCAGCTTTCGCCATTTCTGAGCGCCGCTCCCGTAAAAAGCCCGTCCGAAGCGGGCCGGCATGGCCGGCCCCTGCCGTTTCCTCGCATGCGGCGGCGTCCGCCGCAAGCCCCTCGCCGGCCCTGCCGGCGGCAAGTCACCTGCCCCGCCCTGCCGGCGAGGACAACAAGCGTCAGCGCCGCGCCGCCTCGCGCTCCAGCACCTTCAGCCAGCGCTTGGCCTGCTTGCGGACATTGGCCGGTGCCGTGCCGCCATAGCTGGTGCGCGAGCGCACCGACTTGTCGACCGACAGCACGGTGAAGATGTCCTCGGTGATGCGCGGCTCGATCGCCTGCAGGTCTTCCAGCGGCAGCCGGTGCAGCTGCACCCCGCGCTCCACGGCAAGGCCCACGGCGCGCCCGGTGACGTGATGCGCCTCGCGGAACGGCATGCCGATCACCCGCACCAGCCAGTCGGCGAGATCCGTCGCGGTGGAATAGCCCGAGCCGGCGGCGGCCTTCATCGTCTTGGTGTTGGCGGTCAGGTCGCGCACCATGCCGGTCATCGCGGCCAGCGCCAGCGACAGGCTCGGCAACCCGTCGAAGGCCTGTTCCTTGTCTTCCTGCATGTCCTTCGAATAGGCCAGCGGCAGGCCCTTCATCATCACCAGCAGCGCCGTCAGCGAGCCGTAGATGCGGCCCGTCTTGGCGCGCACCAGCTCGGCCGCGTCGGGGTTCTTCTTCTGCGGCATGATCGAGGAGCCGGTCGAGAAGCGGTCGGACAGGGTGACGAAGGCGAACTGCGCCGAGCACCAGATCACGATCTCCTCGGCGAGCCGCGACAGGTGCATGGCGCAGATCGAGGCCGCACCCAGCGCCTCGATGATGAAGTCGCGGTCGGACACCGCGTCGAGCGAATTGGCCGTCGGCCGGTCGAAGCCGAGCGCTGCCGCCGTCATCTCCCGGTCGATGGGGAAGGACGTGCCGGCCAGCGCGGCCGAGCCGAGCGGGCACTCGTTCATCCGCTTGCGGGCATCGCGCATGCGCGAGCGGTCGCGGGCGAACATCTCCACATAGGCCATCAGGTGGTGGCCGAAGGTCACCGGCTGGGCCGACTGCAGGTGGGTGAAGCCCGGCATGACGTCGCCGGCATGGGCGAGCGCGCGCTCGCTGAGCGCCTGCAGCAGCTCGGTCAGCTGCTCATCGAGCGTATCCAGCGTGTCGCGCACCCAGATGCGGAAGTCGGTGGCGACCTGGTCGTTGCGCGAGCGCGCCGTGTGCAGGCGGCCGGCGGCCGGGCCGATCAGCTCGGCCAGCCGTGCCTCGATGTTCATGTGGATGTCTTCGAGCGCACGCGAGAAGGTGAAATCCCCCGCCTCGATCTCTGACTGGATCGTGTCTAGACCGTGAGCGATCTTGTCGGCATCGTCGGCGGCGACAATTTCGCGCGCCGCAAGCATGCGGACATGAGCCTTCGAACCCTCTATATCCTGCCGGTAGAGCTTGCGATCGTAGTCGATGGAGGCGTTGATCTCCTCCATGATGGCGTCCGGCCCATCCGAGAACCGGCCTCCCCACATGCGATTGCTCATGAACGTGCCTTTCTGGCGCTCCTAAGGAACGGGTAATGGATCGATGACCAACGGAACCAGGCCTCCCCGGCGCACGCTCCTCGTCGGGATCGCCGCCGTGGCCCTGATGGCAGGACTGGCGGGGATATACGTGATCGGCGGGGCCGATGGCAACCGGCAGCAGGCCGGCTCCTGCAGCGCCGCAGCCAGCCTTGCCGCTGAGATCGCCCCGCTCGCCCGCGGCGAGGTGGCGGCCTTCCTTCCGGCGAAGGCGCCCTCGCAGCTCTCCGACCTTGCCTTCAGCAACGATGCCGGCGCACCGCTCACCCTCGCCGACTTCCGCGACAGGGTCGTGCTGGTCAATCTCTGGGCCACCTGGTGCGCGCCCTGCCGCAAGGAAATGCCGGCGCTCGACCAGCTGCAGGCGGAGCTCGGCAGCGACGATTTCGAGGTGGTCGCCGTCAGCGTCGACCAGACCGGCGAGGAAAAGCCGCGCGCCTTCCTGAAGGAAATCGGCGTTTCCAATCTCACCTTCTATGCCGATCCCACCATGAAGATCTTTCAGGACGTGCGCGCGCGGGGCCGGGCGCCGGGCCTGCCGACCACCCTGCTGGTCGACGGCAAGGGCTGCGAGATCGGCGCGCTGATGGGGCCGGCGGAATGGGCCTCGGAAGACGCCAAGGCCCTGGTGCGCGCGGCGATCGAGGCCCAACGCAAGACCGCGTCAAGCGGTTCGGGCAGCTGAAGAGCCGGGCCGAGCGAAACAGAACGACAAAAGCGCCGGGCGGATGCGTCCGGCGCTTTGCGTTTCTCGGCAGGCTTTGAGCGAAAGATCAGGAGCGAAAGATCAGGCGGTGACGTCGAGCTTGCCGCCCACGCCCGCCGGCGTCGGGGCCTTGGCCGCGGAGGCGGCAAGGTCGGCATTCTGCTCGAGCATGGCCGCGAGAGCGGCCGTGGCATCGGCATTCTGCTTCATGAAGGTCGCGGCAAGCTGGTTCTGCGTTTGCGCCTGCGACATGCCCACCATGGTGGCGGCAACACTGGACATGGGAGCCTCCTGGTTCGAGCCTTCCCCATCCCTCGCACGATCAGCGTTAACGACAGGTTAACCCGCCCGTTTCAGGCGCCTGGCGCCGGGTGCCCGCCCGCCTTCAGCGGGTGGGAACCGGCACGTCGCCGCGATAGTCGTAGAAGCCGCGCTGGGTCTTGCGGCCGAGCCAGCCGGCCTCGACATACTTCACCAGCAGCGGGCACGGGCGATACTTGGTGTCGGCAAGGCCCTCGTAAAGCACCTGCATGATCGACAGGCAGGTGTCGAGACCGATGAAGTCGGCCAGCTGCAGCGGGCCCATCGGATGGTTGGCGCCGAGCTTCATCGCCGTGTCGATGGCTTCCACCGAGCCGACGCCCTCGTAGAGCGTGTAGATCGCCTCGTTGATCATCGGCAGCAGGATGCGGTTGACCATGAAGGCCGGGAAATCCTCGGCGACGGCGATGGTCTTGCCCAGCTTGCGGGTGAACACCCGCGCCGCCTCGAAGGTCTCGTCCTCCGTGGCGATGCCGCGCACCAGCTCCACCAGCTCCATCAGGGGAACCGGGTTCATGAAGTGGATGCCGATGAAGCGCTCCGGCCGGTCGGTGGTCGCCGCCAGGCGGGTGATCGAGATCGACGAGGTGTTGGTGGCGAGGATCGCCTCCGGCTTCACCAGCGGACACAGCTGGCTGAAGATCTTGCGCTTGATCTGCTCGTTCTCGACGGCGGACTCGATGATGAGGTCGACCTCGCCGAGCTCGTCCATGCTCTCGGCCGCAACGATGCGGGACAGGGCGGCGGTGCGCTCCTCCTCGCTCAGCTGGCCCTTGGAGACCTGACGGGCCATGTTGCCGTTGATCGAGGCCAGGCCCGACTGGATCCGGTCCCGGGAAATGTCGTTGAGCTGCACGTCAAAGCCGGCCACGGCGCAGACATGGGCAATGCCGCTGCCCATCTGGCCCGAGCCGATCACGCCGACTTTCTTGATCTCGACCACCATCGTCCGTTCCGATTTCGTTTCGGTGCTGCCGGTGTCGGCGCACGCCGGGAAAGTGAGGGGCTATTCATGGCAACTTCGCGAGCCCGCCGCAAGGACCCGCCTGCGCTTTTTCGCAAGGGCGCTGCGGCCTGCATCGGACCACCGCCCGCAACAGCCCTGCAACGGGCCAGAAACAGGCCAAAACGGGCCAAAACGGGGAAGGGCCCGCGCATGGCGGGCCCTTCGAAGCGTCCGGCGCGCGCCGCAGCGCGCGCGCAGTCTCAGCCCTTGGCGGCCTCGACGGCAGCCTTGAACTGCGGCAGCACCTCGAACAGGTCCGCGACGAGGCCGTAGTCGGCGACCTGGAAGATCGGCGCTTCCTCGTCCTTGTTGATCGCCACGATCACCTTGCTGTCCTTCATGCCGGCAAGATGCTGGATGGCGCCCGAGATGCCGCAGGCGATGTAGAGGTCCGGCGCCACGACCTTGCCGGTCTGGCCGACCTGCCAGTCGTTCGGCGCGTAGCCCGCATCGACCGCCGCGCGCGAGGCGCCGACAGCGGCACCCAGGGCATCGGCAACCGGCAGCATCACCTCCTCGAACTTCTCCTTGGAGCCGAGCGCGCGGCCGCCGGAGATGATCACCTTGGCCGAGGTCAGCTCCGGGCGGTCGGACTTCGACAACTCCTGGCCGACGAAGCTGGAGAGGTCGGACTGGGTCGCCGAGATTTCCTCGATCGAGGCCGAGCCGGTCTCTTCGGCGGCAGTGAAGCTCGCCGTCCGCACGGTCACGACCTTCTTGGGATCGGTCGACTTCACCGTCTGGATGGCGTTGCCGGCATAGATCGGGCGTTCGAAGGTCGCCCCGTCGATCACGGCGGTCACGTCGGACAGCTGCATCACGTCGAGCAGCGCGGCGACGCGCGGCAGGATGTTCTTGCCGTTGGCGGTGGCCGGCGCGACGATGGCGTCATAGCCGCCGGCCAGCGACACGATCAGCTCCGACATCGGCTCGGCCAGCTGCTGGGCAAGGCCGTCGCCGTCGGCGAGCAGCACCTTGGCGGCACCGGCGATCTTGGCGGCCTGCTCGGCGGCAGCGCGCGCGCCCTTGCCGGCGACCAGCACATGCACGTCGCCGCCCATGGCGGCAGCGGCGGTCATCGCCTTGTGGGTGGCATCGTTCACGGCATCGTTGCTGTGTTCGGCAACAAGAAGGATGGTCATCTTCAGTGTCTCCCTGTCGGTCCGATCAAAGCACGCCGGCTTCGTTCTTGAGCTTGGCGACAAGCTCGGCCACATCGGCCACCTTGACGCCGGCCTGGCGTGCCGGCGGCTCGACGGTCTTCAGCACTTCGAGGCGCGGAGCCACGTCGACGCCGTAGTCCTCGGGAGACTTCTCGTCGATCGGCTTCTTCTTCGCCTTCATGATGTTCGGCAGCGAGGCGTAGCGCGGCTCGTTGAGGCGCAGGTCCGTCGTGACGATGGCCGGCAGCTTCAGCTTTACCGTCTGCAGGCCGCCGTCGACCTCGCGGGTCACGTCGACCGTGCCTTCACCCAGGTCCACCTTCGAGGCGAAGGTGCCCTGGCTCCAGCCGAGCAGCGCGGCGAGCATCTGTCCGGTCTGGTTGCAGTCGTCATCGATGGCCTGCTTGCCGAGGATGACGAGGCCGGGCTGCTCCTCCTCGACCACCTTCTTCAGTATCTTGGCGACGGCGAGCGGTTCGGTGGTGGCGTCGGTCTTGACCAGGATGCCGCGGTCGGCGCCCATGGCCAGGCCCGTGCGCAGCGTCTCCTGCGCCTGCTGCGGACCGACCGAGACCACGATGATCTCCTCGGCCTTGCCGGCCTCGCGCAGACGGATCGCCTCCTCGACGGCGATCTCGTCAAACGGGTTCATCGACATCTTCACGTTGGCCAGGTCGACACCCGTGCCATCGGCCTTCACACGCACCTTGACGTTGTAGTCGATCACCCGCTTCACGGGCACAAGGATTTTCATGGGTTTTTCAACCTCCCGCTCACGCGACCGCTAGTTTCCGCCGCCGGTCGCCTTTCGTATCCGCAACGTCTCAGGACACCCGGGAACCGCAGCTTTCCGCAGGTTCCTTGTCGTCGGGCCGGGACCGTACTGACGCGCTCGGTGGCTGTCAACGCCACGTAAGGGAAGCAGACTGCCGCAGGACCGGCATGCTCCCTTGCGCTCGCCCCCGGCTACAGGCCCCGGCTATATCCCCCTGTCGAACAGCGGCACGCCGCGCCGGCGCATCGGCACAACCAGCAGCGCCCCGGCGAGCGCGCCGGCGACATGCGCCCACCAGGCCACCTGGTGGTCGCCGAAGCCGAAGGCCATCACCACCTGGAAGCCGATCCACGCGCCCAGCACCCAGGAGGCCGGCAGGCGCAGCGGCAGCCGGCCGAAGGCCAGCACCCAGACCCGCACCTTGGGATGCAGCACCAGATAGGCGCCGATGACCCCGGCCACCGCGCCCGAGGCGCCGATCAAGGGCACCACCGATCCCGGCTCCGTCAGCGCATGGCCGTAGCCGGCGGCCGCTGCGCACAGCAGGTAGAAGACGAGGAAGCGGAAGTGGCCCATCGCATCCTCGACATTGTCGCCGAAGACCCAGAGGAACAGCATGTTGCCGCCCAGATGCATCCAGCTGCCATGCAGGAAGGCATAGGTCACCAGCGCTGCCGGCTCCGGAAACACCGCCAGATGCGGGGCGAGGTCGCGCACGTCGAACAGCACCGCCGGGATCAGCCCGTAGGAGAGGCTCGAGGCCTGCATCGCCGGCTCGGACAGCCCGCCCTGCTGGATCAGGAGGAAGATCGCCACATTGGCGAGGATCAGCCCCCATGTGACAAATTGCCGCCGCACATGCACGAGCGGCTTGTGGTCGTAGAGCGGGATGAACATGGGGCCAGGCGTCCTGTTGTCTGGGGGCAGCTTTCCGGCGGGCCAGGCCCCGCGTCAAGTGCGGCTAAGCACCGTGCCTAGCGGTTCTGCCCCGGCACCCACAGCACGTCGGCCGCGCCCTTGTCGTTCGCCCAGCGCGCGGCGACGAAGAAGAAGTCGGACAGCCGATTCATGTAGACCAGCGCCGGCCGGCTGACGGTCTCGCGCGCGGCCAGCTCCGTCATCAGCCGCTCGGCGCGGCGCGACACGGTGCGGGCAAGATGCAGATGCGCCGCCGCCGGCGAACCGCCCGGCAGCACGAAGGAACGCAGCGGCGACAGGTCCGCGTTGAACCGGTCGATGGCCGCCTCGATGGCTAAGACCTGCGCATCGGTGACGCGCAGCGGCGGATAGGCCGGCGGCTCGTCGCTCTCGGGCGTCGCAAGGTCGGCCCCCAGGTCGAAGAGGTCGTTCTGGATCCGTGCCAGCACGGCATCCAGCTCGGGATGCGCACCCGCCGTTGCCTGGCGCGCCAGCCCGACCACAGAATTCGTCTCGTCGACCGTGCCGTAGGCCTCGACCCGGAGATCGTGCTTCGGCCGCCGCTCGCCGGAGGCCAGCGCCGTGGTGCCGGCATCGCCCGTCTTCGTGTAGATCTTGTTCAGCACCACCATGGGGCGTCCTTTCTGGAAACGGTCTGTCGGTAAAGCGCCTTACGGCCGCGTGCCCGTCAGATAGAGCACCACCATCACGATGACCACGGCAAGGAACTGCAACCCGACGCGCCAGCGCATCAAGGTCTGCGAACGCGACGAAGGCCCGCCGCGCATCATGTTCCACAAGCCCAGCAGCAGCACGACCGCCACCGCCCCGACGGCGAAGGGAATGGTCATGCGCAGGAAGTCGGCCATGGGTAGTCCTTTCTCAGCGATGGCTGCGGCTCGTGCCGGCAGCCTCTATTCCTCGGATCGCGCGGCGCGCGACAGAACCCAGTCGAACCCGCGGGTCGGCAGCAGGCGTTTCAGCCCGGCCATCACGGTGGTCGGCACGGTCACCCGGTAGCGCGCCCGCGGCCGGGGCGCCTCCACCGCATGCACCAGGCGCTTGACCACCGCCCGCGCCGGCAGCTTGAACAGCGACGGTTCACCGCCCCGCATACGGGCAAGGCGCCGCTCGTAGATCTCCCGGTGGGGCGAGACGGCCGCCCCCTCCTCGCCGATCACCCTTTCGAAATTCGCCATCGCGTTCTGCGTGAAGCGGGTGGAGATCGGTCCCGGCTCGATCAGCGAGACTTGGATGCCGGCGCCGGCGAGTTCCAGCCGCAGCGTGTCGCTATAGCCTTCCAGCGCGAACTTGGAGGCATTGTAGGCCCCGCGATAGGGCATGCCCATGAAGCCGAGGATCGACGAGCACTGCACGATGCGCCCGTGCCCCTGCCGGCGCATATGCGGCACCACGGCCCGCGTCAGCGTATGCCAGCCGAAGAAATTCGCCTCGAACAGCCCGCGCAGCGCATCGGAGGGGATGTCCTCCAATGCGCCCGGAATGGCATAGGCCCCGTTGTTGAACAGCGCGTCGAGCCGGCCCGAGGTCCGCTCGAACAGCTCCGCGGCGGCCTCGCCGATGCTCGCCTCGTCCTGGTAGTCGAGGCGGAAGCTCTCGAAGCCCTCGTCCTTCAGCCGGTCCACGTCCTCCTGCCGGCGCGCGGTGGCGAAGACGCGCCAGTCGCGGCCGCGCAGCGTATGGGCGGCTGCGGCTCCGATCCCTGAGGAACAGCCGGTGATCAGGATGATGCGTTGCGGCCGGACATGTTCGGCTGCCTGTGACCCGGCCATGCGTCCGGCCTTCTCCCCGTCCAGTCCCCTGCCCGATACCGTCAGATCGCCTCGCCGACCAGAAGCCGCGGCGAGGGGCCTTCCAGACCCGCCGCCTGGCGGATGAAGAACCGCTTCAGCGAAGGCATGCGGTCGACAAGGCCGAGGCCGACGTCGCGGACCGCGCGCACGACATCCATATCGTTCGAAAAGAGCCGGTTCAAGACGTCGGTCACCACCCCCATGCGGAACGTGTCGAAGCGCCGCCAGCGCTCGTAGCGCTCCAGCACGTCGAGCGCGCCGATGTCCTCGCCGAGCCGGCGTGCCTCCACCAGCACCTCGGCCAGCGCCGCAACGTCCTTGAAACCGAGATTGAGGCCCTGCCCGGCGATCGGGTGGATGCCGTGGGCGGCATCGCCCGCCAGCGCCAGGCGCGGCTGCACGAAGGCGCGCGCCAGCGTCAGGCCGAGCGGGAACGCGTATCGCGGCCCGTCGAGCGAAAGCTTGCCGAGATGGTGTCCGAAGCGCCGCTCCAGCTCCAGCTCGAAGGTGAAGTCGTCGCCCTTGACCAGCCGCTCGGCATCGTCGCGCCGCTCGGTCCACACCAGCGACGAGCGGTTGCCGGTCAGCGGCAGGATGGCGAAGGGGCCGGAAGGCAGGAAGTGCTCCTCGGCGCGGCCCTCATGCGGCCGCTCGTGGGCAACGGTGGTGACGATACCCGACTGGTCGTATTCCCAGCGCACCGTGCCGATACCGGCAAGGTCCCGCAGCTTCGAGCGCACGCCGTCGGCGGCGACCAGCAGCTTCGCCTTGCGCACGGCGCCTGAGGCGAGGCGGATCTCCACCTCCGAGGGCCCGCTGGTGAAGCCGGAGACCGCATCCGGCGCGATCAGCTCCACGCCGAGCTCCTCGGCCCGGTCGGCGAGCACCGCCACCATGTGCCCGTTCGGCACCATATGGGCGAAGGGCTCGCCCGGCTCCACCTCGCCGTCGAAGGTCAGGAACACCGGTCGCACCGCATCGCGCAGGCGCGAATCGGTGACGACCATCTCCATCATCGGCTGGGCGTGCGGCGCGATCTTCGACCATACGCCGAGCCGGTCGAGCATGCGGCTTGCCGCGGCCGCAACCGCCGAGGCGCGCGGATCCTTCGACAGCGCCTCGCGCGGGCGCATGTCCACGACGGCAACGCGGAGGCCGGGATCGGCCTGCTTCAGCGCCACCGCCAGCGAAAGGCCGACATACCCGCCGCCGCCGACCAGAACGTCGAGCTCGTCCATCTGGATGCCCATCCTGTCGCTCCCGTGTTCCTTGCGACCCGCAGGGCATGTGCCCCTGGGTCAGTCTTGACATTGCCGCCCCGCGCCCCGAAGGCTCTCGCACCCTTTCCGTTCATGCGAACAGGTGCCGGATGCGCTCAGCCGTCGACGACCTCCTCTCGATACTCGATCTCGAGCCGCTGGAACACAATCTCTTCCGCGGCATGAGCCCGCAGGTCGGCTGGCAGCGCGTCTTCGGCGGCCAGGTGATCGGCCAGGCGCTGGTCGCCGCCTCGCGCACCGTGCCGCAGGAGCGCAGCGTCCACTCGCTGCACGGCTATTTCCTGCGCCCCGGCGATCCGGCCGTGCCGATCATCTACGAGGTCGACCGTATTCGCGACGGCGGCAGCTTCACCACCCGCCGGGTCGTCGCCATCCAGCACGGCAAGCCGATCTTCTCCGTCGCCGCCTCGTTCCAGACCTTCGAGGACGGGCTCGACCACCAGGCGGTCATGCCCGACGTGCCGATGCCCGAGGACCTGCCCGGCGAGGCGGAGCTGAAGGAAAAGTTCCTCGCCCACGCGCCGGAGGCGGTGCGCCGCTACTGGGAGCGCGACCGGCCCATCGAGCTGCGCCCGGTCGACATGACCCACTATTTCAGCCGCAGCAAGCTGACGCCCTCGCAGAACGTCTGGGTCCGGGCCAGCGCCGCCCTGCCGGACGACCCGCGCATCCATTCCTGCGTGCTCGCCTATGCCTCGGACATGACGCTGCTCGACACCTCGCTCTTCGCCCACGGCACCAGCGTGTTCGATCCCAAGCTCCAGGTCGCAAGCCTCGACCACGCCATGTGGTTCCATCGCCCCTTCCGCGCCGACGAATGGCTGCTCTATGCGGAAGACAGCCCGTCGGCCTCGGGCGGACGCGGTTTCACCCGCGGCTCGCTCTTTTCCCGCGACGGCCAGCTGGTCGCCTCCGTCGCGCAGGAAGGCTTGATCCGCGTGCGCCGCGAACGGCCGAAGGATTCGTCGGCAAGCTCACCGGCGGACTGATCGGCGCAGTGGTCAGCGGAAGCTGCCGCTGAAGCCGCGGATCGCCAGCGGATTGTCGGACAGCGCCGCCGCATCGGGGGTGTCGGTTGCAGGCTGCCCGGTGAAGGCGTCGAACAGCTTGCGCACGAAGGTCTCCGGAAGGTCCCGGGTGATGAACACCAGCCGGCTGCGATGGTCGTCGTCCGGCCAGGCCGGCAGCGTCGCCGGCGGGTGAAACACGTGCTGCACCCCGTGCAGCACCACCGGCCGGTCCGGGTCCTCGGCGATCTGCACCACCCCCTTCATCCGCAGCAGCTTCGGCCCATGCGCCGAGCGCAGGAGGTCGAGAAACATCTCCAGCGCCGCCGCCGGGATCGGCCGGTCGGTCGACAGCGAGAAGGCGCGGATCGAATCGCCGTGGCGGTTCACGTCGTGGGAATGGTCATGTCCGTGACCATGGCTGTGGCTGTGGTCATGATGCCCGTGGCTGTGCCCATGGTCATGCGCGTGATGCCCATGCCCATGCGAATGCCCGCCATGGCCGTCGCGATAGGCTTCCTCGTTCAGCCAGCGCGCCACATCCGCCGTCTTGGTCGCCGGATCGTAGAGCCCGGTGCCGATCAGCCGTGCCGCGCTCGCCTCGCCGCTGGCCGCGACGATCACCGGCGCCGCCGGGTTGAGCCGGGCGATGCGCCGGCGCAGCGGGCTCTCCGGGTCGAGCGCTGCCGCGCCCTCCGCCAGGTCGGTCTTGGTCAGCACGATGCGGTCGGCGACCGCCACCTGCTTCACCGCCTCCTCCTGCGCGTCGAGCGTCGCAAGGCCGTTGACCGCATCGACCAGGGTCACCACCCCGTCGAGCTGGTAGCGCATCACCAGATAGGGGTGCTGCATCACCGTGTGCAGCACGGGGGCCGGATCGGCGAGCCCCGTCGTCTCGATCACCACCCGCGACAGCCGCTCGGTACGGCCATTGTCGACGCGCCGCAGCAGATCTTCGAGCGTCGTCACCAGGTCGCCGCGAATGGTGCAACACAGGCACCCGGAGGCCAGCTCGACGATGCCCTCCTCGCCGCCTTCGACGAACAGGTGGTCGAGGCCGACCTCGCCGAACTCGTTGATGATCACCGCCGCGTCGGCAAGCGCCGGATCCTTCAGCAGCGTGTTGAGCAGCGTCGTCTTGCCCGCGCCCAGGAAGCCGGTGATGACGGTCAGCGGGATGGGCGGCTTCGGCCCGCGCGCGCGCTTGCCGGTCTGGTCGGTCTCGGTCACGTCACTGTCCTCTGGCGGGCGCCGTCTTGGCGACGGCGCGCCTGGCTACGGGCGGGGATTGGGGGTGGGCCGCGGCAGGATCACGAGCGGCTGGCCGCGAAAGATCGCGCCCGGCTTGGCTTCGCCTGCCGGCGCCTGGGCGCTGGCGGCAGGCAGCAGCGCCGACGAGCCCGCCCCCATCACCGAAACCGGCTTTTCCTTCGGCATCGGCACAGTTGCGAGCGTCGCGATCTTCGCCTCCGAGGCAGGCGCCCGGCCCTTCGGCACGCCGAGCCCGACTTGCACCGCCTGGTCGACGCGGGACCGCGGGCCGATGATCTCGTCCATCACCTTGCCCCAGTCGGTCTTGCCGTCGTCGCGGGTCGGCACGTCGTCGTCGTCGGCCGAGACCACCTGCTGCGGCGCCTGGCCGACGATCGGCCGGCGCACGC belongs to Stappia indica and includes:
- the lptM gene encoding LPS translocon maturation chaperone LptM, which translates into the protein MSRVLNGGVLIVAVLALTLAGCGRRGALDRPGDVDPALAAPGEPAPAAAPAPAKPDRPFLLDSII
- the argH gene encoding argininosuccinate lyase — protein: MSNRMWGGRFSDGPDAIMEEINASIDYDRKLYRQDIEGSKAHVRMLAAREIVAADDADKIAHGLDTIQSEIEAGDFTFSRALEDIHMNIEARLAELIGPAAGRLHTARSRNDQVATDFRIWVRDTLDTLDEQLTELLQALSERALAHAGDVMPGFTHLQSAQPVTFGHHLMAYVEMFARDRSRMRDARKRMNECPLGSAALAGTSFPIDREMTAAALGFDRPTANSLDAVSDRDFIIEALGAASICAMHLSRLAEEIVIWCSAQFAFVTLSDRFSTGSSIMPQKKNPDAAELVRAKTGRIYGSLTALLVMMKGLPLAYSKDMQEDKEQAFDGLPSLSLALAAMTGMVRDLTANTKTMKAAAGSGYSTATDLADWLVRVIGMPFREAHHVTGRAVGLAVERGVQLHRLPLEDLQAIEPRITEDIFTVLSVDKSVRSRTSYGGTAPANVRKQAKRWLKVLEREAARR
- the tlpA gene encoding thiol:disulfide interchange protein TlpA; translated protein: MTNGTRPPRRTLLVGIAAVALMAGLAGIYVIGGADGNRQQAGSCSAAASLAAEIAPLARGEVAAFLPAKAPSQLSDLAFSNDAGAPLTLADFRDRVVLVNLWATWCAPCRKEMPALDQLQAELGSDDFEVVAVSVDQTGEEKPRAFLKEIGVSNLTFYADPTMKIFQDVRARGRAPGLPTTLLVDGKGCEIGALMGPAEWASEDAKALVRAAIEAQRKTASSGSGS
- a CDS encoding 3-hydroxybutyryl-CoA dehydrogenase codes for the protein MVVEIKKVGVIGSGQMGSGIAHVCAVAGFDVQLNDISRDRIQSGLASINGNMARQVSKGQLSEEERTAALSRIVAAESMDELGEVDLIIESAVENEQIKRKIFSQLCPLVKPEAILATNTSSISITRLAATTDRPERFIGIHFMNPVPLMELVELVRGIATEDETFEAARVFTRKLGKTIAVAEDFPAFMVNRILLPMINEAIYTLYEGVGSVEAIDTAMKLGANHPMGPLQLADFIGLDTCLSIMQVLYEGLADTKYRPCPLLVKYVEAGWLGRKTQRGFYDYRGDVPVPTR
- a CDS encoding electron transfer flavoprotein subunit alpha/FixB family protein; this encodes MTILLVAEHSNDAVNDATHKAMTAAAAMGGDVHVLVAGKGARAAAEQAAKIAGAAKVLLADGDGLAQQLAEPMSELIVSLAGGYDAIVAPATANGKNILPRVAALLDVMQLSDVTAVIDGATFERPIYAGNAIQTVKSTDPKKVVTVRTASFTAAEETGSASIEEISATQSDLSSFVGQELSKSDRPELTSAKVIISGGRALGSKEKFEEVMLPVADALGAAVGASRAAVDAGYAPNDWQVGQTGKVVAPDLYIACGISGAIQHLAGMKDSKVIVAINKDEEAPIFQVADYGLVADLFEVLPQFKAAVEAAKG
- a CDS encoding electron transfer flavoprotein subunit beta/FixA family protein, with the translated sequence MKILVPVKRVIDYNVKVRVKADGTGVDLANVKMSMNPFDEIAVEEAIRLREAGKAEEIIVVSVGPQQAQETLRTGLAMGADRGILVKTDATTEPLAVAKILKKVVEEEQPGLVILGKQAIDDDCNQTGQMLAALLGWSQGTFASKVDLGEGTVDVTREVDGGLQTVKLKLPAIVTTDLRLNEPRYASLPNIMKAKKKPIDEKSPEDYGVDVAPRLEVLKTVEPPARQAGVKVADVAELVAKLKNEAGVL
- a CDS encoding rhomboid family intramembrane serine protease, translating into MFIPLYDHKPLVHVRRQFVTWGLILANVAIFLLIQQGGLSEPAMQASSLSYGLIPAVLFDVRDLAPHLAVFPEPAALVTYAFLHGSWMHLGGNMLFLWVFGDNVEDAMGHFRFLVFYLLCAAAAGYGHALTEPGSVVPLIGASGAVAGVIGAYLVLHPKVRVWVLAFGRLPLRLPASWVLGAWIGFQVVMAFGFGDHQVAWWAHVAGALAGALLVVPMRRRGVPLFDRGI
- a CDS encoding cob(I)yrinic acid a,c-diamide adenosyltransferase; the encoded protein is MVVLNKIYTKTGDAGTTALASGERRPKHDLRVEAYGTVDETNSVVGLARQATAGAHPELDAVLARIQNDLFDLGADLATPESDEPPAYPPLRVTDAQVLAIEAAIDRFNADLSPLRSFVLPGGSPAAAHLHLARTVSRRAERLMTELAARETVSRPALVYMNRLSDFFFVAARWANDKGAADVLWVPGQNR
- a CDS encoding twin transmembrane helix small protein, translating into MADFLRMTIPFAVGAVAVVLLLGLWNMMRGGPSSRSQTLMRWRVGLQFLAVVIVMVVLYLTGTRP
- a CDS encoding SDR family oxidoreductase → MAGSQAAEHVRPQRIILITGCSSGIGAAAAHTLRGRDWRVFATARRQEDVDRLKDEGFESFRLDYQDEASIGEAAAELFERTSGRLDALFNNGAYAIPGALEDIPSDALRGLFEANFFGWHTLTRAVVPHMRRQGHGRIVQCSSILGFMGMPYRGAYNASKFALEGYSDTLRLELAGAGIQVSLIEPGPISTRFTQNAMANFERVIGEEGAAVSPHREIYERRLARMRGGEPSLFKLPARAVVKRLVHAVEAPRPRARYRVTVPTTVMAGLKRLLPTRGFDWVLSRAARSEE